The following nucleotide sequence is from Streptomyces pactum.
ACGGTCGCCTCCCCCTCCCAGACGCCGGGGGTGCGCCGGGCCAGGACGTCCGTCAGCTGCCCGGGGTCGGCCAGCAGGTCCGCCACGGGCCGCCCGCACACGTCCGCCGCCCGGTGGCCCAGCACCGCCTCGGCCGCCGGCGTCCAGCCCACCAGGGCGCCGCCGCGGTCCACGACGGCCACGGCGGTGTCATGGACGGCGAAGGAACAGCCGTCGTCACCCTTGGCACTGTGCATGCGAAACACACATCCCGTTTCTCGGCCGGTTCCCAGGATCTCAGCGCAGCCCGGGGCGCACGATTCCAGCGGCGCCCGGGTCCCCCATCCGGGCCGCCGCCGGGCGGGGCGGCGGCCGGCACCCCGGTCCGCCGGGGCGGAACACGCCCGCGCCGGTACGGGCCTCGGGCCCGCTCCGGTACGGCTCCGGGCCGGAGGTGGTACGGGCCTCGGGCCGGTGGCGCAGGGCCGCGCCCGTCCCCGGGGGTCGCGTCCGCCGGACGCCGTGACGGCCCTGCCCGGCGGCGTCCGCGTCCGCGCCCGTGCCGGGGAGCGGGGGCCGGCCGGTCAGCTTCGCGGTCGGCGGGGTCCGTCGTTCAGGTGGTGGCGGGGTGCCGCGACGGCCGGTCGGGGCCGGATGCGGCACGGTGGCCGGATGCGTCACCGTTTGCTCTCTCTCGCCCTGCTCTGTCTGCTGCCCGGCGCGGCCGGCTGCGTCACGGTCACCGGCGACGGGTCCCCCGGCCCGCGTCCGGCCGGCCAATCGGCGCCGCGGTCCACGGCCCGGGCCACCGACCCGGCGCACTCGCCCGGGCGGACGCCGGCCGCCCCGGCGGCCGGTGAGGCCGGCCGCGCCCCCGGCGACCGGGGAGGCCCGGCGCGGGAGCCGGCCCCCGACCGGTCGCCCGCCGCCGGTCCGGCGCCCGCGGCGCCCACCGCGCCGCGCGTTCCGCCGACCGCCGCCGGCCCGGCACCGCGGCTGCCCCGCGGGGTGCTGCCGGAGGGCATGTCGATGCGCCGGCTGTGCGATCTGGCGGGTTCCCGGCTCTCCCCGGAGCAGCTGCGGGTGTGCCGCCAGCTCGACGGCTCCTGACCGCCCGGTGGGAACGGCGGGCCCGGCGTGCCCGAAACAGGACCGGTGGGACCGGTGCGGTCCTACGGCCGGGCCCGGCGGGGGCCGGTGGCCCGTCACCACCGGAGCCCGGCGGGGGCCGGCGGCCGGCGGGACGGAACCCGGCGGCCGGCTGGTCGCACCGGAACGAACGGCGTCCGCGGGCGCGGCGTCGCACCGCACGCCGGGTCCCGGGGCGGACGCCCCGGTTCCGCCGTCCACCCGCCCCGGGGGCGTCCGGCGCACCCCTCGTCCGGGCCGTACCGGCGGGGGCGCCGCCGTCGGTACGGCGCCGGTCCGGCGGTCGCGGCCGGGCCGGCTCACCCGCCCCGGGGCGGGGACGGTTCCGGGCGGCGCCGGTGGGGCGCGGCCCGCCCTGTCCCGTTCCCGGCCGACGGCCGGGGCGCGGCGGGGCCGCACGGTCTCCCGGTGCCGGGCCGGCGGCCGTGCCCCCGGCTCGGGGCGGTCCGTCACCGCGTGCGCGGGGTGGCCGGCACCGCACGGCTCCGGGCGGACGCTCCGCCGGGGCATGGCCGGGGACGTGACGGGTACCGGTGTCACCGTGTACGCACTGCTCCCCGGCCCCGCCCGGCACCCCCCGGCCGCGGCGGATTCGCCCCGCTGCCGGGCGGGCCCCGGGGCACCCCGCGACGGGGCGTTCCCGTCCCGGTGCCCGTCCCTGCGCCCCCGCGCGGGCCCGCGGTGACCGGCGGATCCCCCGGACCCCCACCCCGGCCCCCTCGGACCCTCCCGAATCCCCCTGAACCCTTCCGGAAGAGGCAGACACCACCGCCATGACCAGCACCATGCCCACCATCACCCTGAACAACGGCGTCCGTGTCCCGCAGCTGGGCTTCGGCGTCTTCCAGGTGCCCGACGACGAGACCGCCACGGCCGTCGGCCGGGCCCTGGAGGCCGGCTACCGCAGCATCGACACCGCGGCGGCCTACCGCAACGAGAAGGGCGTCGGCGACGCCATCGCCGCGTCGGGCCTGCCGCGCGAGGAGCTGTTCGTCACCACCAAGGTGTGGAACGACGACCAGGGTTACGACGCGACCCTCGCCGCCTTCGACGCCAGCGTGAGGCAGCTGCGGCTGGATTACGTGGACCTCTACCTGATCCACTGGCCGGTCCCGGCCCGCGACCGCTACCTGGACACCTGGCGCGCCCTGGAGCGGCTGCTCGCCGAGGAGCGGGTGCGCGCCATCGGCGTCTCCAACTTCCGGCCCGCCCATCTGCGCCGCGTGATCGAGGAGTCCGGCACCGTTCCCGCCGTCAACCAGATCGAGCTGCACCCCCGGCTCCAGCAGTCGGAGCTGCGCGCGGTGCACGCCGAACACGGCATCGCCACCGAGGCGTGGAGCCCGCTGGCGCAGGGCGGGGTGCTGACCGCCCCGGCGGTCACCCGGCTCGCCGAGCGGTACGGCCGCACCCCCGCGCAGATCGTGCTCCGCTGGCACCTGCAACTGGGCAACATCGTCATCCCCAAGTCCGTCACCCCCGAGCGCATCCGGGAGAACATCGACATCCTGGGCTTCACCCTCGGTGAGCAGGACCTCGCCGAGATCGCCGCGCTGGACGACGGCACCCGCATCGGCCCCGACCCGGACACCTTCGGCTGACCCGCCCGCGGCCCGGCGAGAACCATCCCGCCCGAGCACGGAGGCCAGGTCGTAGGTGACCGGTTCCTCCAGCTGGGCGTAGGTGCACGAGCGCGGATCCCGGTCCGGGCGCCAGCGCCGGAACTGGGTGGTGTGCCGGAACCGGTCGCCCTGCATGTGGTCGTAGCCCACCTCGCACACCCGCTCGCAGCGGAGCGGGACCCAGGCCAGGTCCTTGCCCCCGGACCACCGGCTGGGCGCCCCGGGCAGCCGGCCGGCGGCGTGCGCCTCCTCGTCCGCCCACCGGGCCCACGGATGTCCCTCGGGCGATTCCATCCGCAGCGGCGCCAGCTCCTCCACCAGCTCGCTCCGCCGGCGCATCGGGAAGGCGGCGCAGACCCCCACGTGCTGGAGCCGGCCGGCCGTGTCGTACAGGCCCAGCAGCAGCGAGCCGACCACCGGGCCGGACTTGTGGTAGCGGTACCCGGCCACCACGCAGTCCGCGGTCCGCTCGTGCTTGATCTTGTACATCACCCGGGCGTCGGGCCGGTACGGCTGGTCCGGCGGTTTGGCGACCACCCCGTCCAGGCCCGCGCCCTCGTACCGCTCGAACCACTCCCGGGCCACCGCGACATCGGTGGTGGCGGGCGCCACGAACACCGGCGGGCGCACCCCGCCCAGCGCCTCCTCCAGCGCGGCCCGGCGCCGGGTGAGCGGCGCGTCCAGCAGTGCCGCGTCGCCCAGCGCGAGCAGGTCGAACACGACCAGGGCGGCGGGGGTGCGCTCGGCGAGCATGCGCACCCGGGAGTCGGCGGGGTGGATCCGTTCGGTCAGCCGGTCGAAGTCCAGCCGGCCCTCGTGGGCGATCACCAGCTCCCCGTCCACCACGCACCGCTCCGGCAGCTCGTCCCGCACCGCCGCGACCACCTCGGGGAAGTACCGGGTCAGCGGCTTGCCGGTGCGGCTGCCGATGACCACCTCCGGGCCGTCCCGGTGGACGATCGCCCGGAAGCCGTCCCACTTCGCCTCGTAGTGCATGCCCGAGGGGATCCTCGCCACCGGCCGGGCGAGCATCGGCTTCACCGGCGGCATGACCGGAAGGTCCATACCGCGATTGTGCCGCCCGCCCGGCCCGTACGCCCGGCGGCCGTCCGGCGTGCGGCCCTGTGCCTGCGCGCCTACCGTGGCGGGCATGGGCGAAGCGGTGGAGTTGCGGGCGGGCGAGCACACCGTGCGGCTGTCGAACCCGGACAAGGTCTACTTCCCGGAGAGCGGATACACCAAGCTGGACGTGGCGCGGTACTTCCTGGCCGTCGCCCCGGGCGTCACCCGGGCGCTGTACGACCGGCCCACCACCCTGGAGCGCTTCCCCGACGGCATCACCGGGGAGTCCTTCTTCCAGAAGCGCGCGCCCCGCAACCACCCCGACTGGCTGCGCACCGCCACCATCTCCTTCCCCAGCGGCCGGCACGCCGACGAGCTGTGCCCCACCGGGGTGGAGGCGGTGATCTGGGCCGTCAACCTCGGCTGCCTCACCTTCCACCCCTGGCCGGTGCGGAGCGGGCGCCTGGACCACCCCGACGAACTGCGGATCGACCTCGACCCGCAGCCGGGCACCGGTTTCGCCCAGGCGGTGCGCGTCGCCGGGGAACTGCACGGGCTGCTCGACGAACTCGGCCTGCGCGGCTGGCCCAAGACCTCCGGCGGCCGGGGGCTGCACGTCTTCGTCCCCATCGAGCCCCGCTGGACCTTCACCGAGGTGCGGCGCGCCGCCATCACCCTGGGCCGCGAGCTGGAGCGCCGGATGCCCGGTGAGGTGACCACCGCCTGGTGGAAGGAGGAGCGCGGCGAGCGGATCTTCGTGGACTACAACCAGACCGCCCGCGACCGCACCATCGCCTCCGCCTACTCGGTGCGGCCCCGCCCGCACGCCCCGGTGTCCGCCCCGCTGCGCTGGCCGGAGGTGGCCGACGCCGACCCCGCCGACTTCGACCTGGCGACCATGCCGGGCCGGTTCGCCGAGCTGGGCGACGTGCACGCCGACATGGCCGACCACGCCTACGCGCTGGACGGCCTGCTGGAGAAGGCCGACCGCGACGAACGGGACCACGGACTCGGGGACCTGCCCTATCCGCCGGACCACCCGAAGATGCCCGGGGAGCCCCGGCGCGTCCAGCCCAGCCGGGCCCGGCCGGCCGAGTGACCGCTTCCGCGCCCGGCCCCTGCCGGGTCCCGCGGAACGCTCCTCGGCGGCCTGCCGGGACCCTCTCCGGGCCCCGGGCCTCGCGGGCTCTCCCTCCCGGGGGCTGCCGGGCGGTCCCCTCTCTGCGTCGGCGCGCTTCCCCGGGCCTCGCGGGCCCGTCCCGGGGCGCGGTCCCGGCCCCCGTCCGCGGGGTTGCGGCTCCCTCACCGGGCCCCGGCCACCAGGGCCCCGCCCCGGCGGCGTTCACCGCGCGGGCAGCGGCTGCTCGGTCCAGATGACCTTCCCGGTGGGCGTGTAACGGGTGCCCCAGCGCTCCGCCAGCTGGGCGACGAGGAACAGCCCGCGCCCGCCCTCGTCCATGGTCGTGGCCCGGCGCAGGTGCGGTGAGGTGCTGCTGCCGTCGGCGACCTCGCAGATCAGCGAGCGGTCCAGGATCAGCCGGGCGCGGATCGGGCTCCCGCCGTACCGGATGGCGTTGGTGACCAGCTCGCTGAGGATCAGCTCGGTGGTGAACGCCTCCTCGGCCAGCCCCCACGCGGCGAGGCGCCCGGAGACCGCGGTGCGCACCTCGGCCACCGCCGCCGGGTCGGCGGGCACGGCCCACTCGGCGATCCGGTCCGCCGGGACCGAACGGGTCCGGGCCACCAGCAGGGCGATGTCGTCCTCGGGCCGCTCCGGGAGCAGCGCCCGCAGCAGCTGCCGGCAGATCTCCTCCGGGTCCTGCTCCCCGCGGGCGAGCACCTCGCGGAGGGTGTCGAGCCCGACGTCGATGTCCCGGCCCCGCTGCTCGACCAGCCCGTCGGTGTACAGCACCAGCCGGCTGCCCGCCGCCAGCGGCAGTTCGACGGACTCGAAGGGGAACCCGGACAGTCCGAGCGGCGGCCCCGCCGGCACCTCGGCGAACCGCACCGAACCGTCGGGGTCCACCACGGCGGGCGGCGGATGCCCGGCCCGGGCGACGGTGCACACCCGGGCGACCGGATCGTAGATCGCGTACAGACAGGTGGCCCCGGTCAGCCCGTCGCTGCCGGTGCCCGGCTCGTCGTGGTCGATGTGGAGCGCGAGGTCGTTGAGGTGGCCCAGCAGCTCGTCGGGGGCCATGTCCAGCGCGGAGAAGTTGTGCACCGCGGTGCGCAGCCGGCCCATGGTGGCGGCGGCGTGCAGCCCGTGTCCCACCACGTCCCCGACCACCAGCGCCGCCCGGGCGCCGGGCAGCGGGATCACGTCGAACCAGTCGCCGCCCACCCCCGCCTGCGCGGGCAGGTAGCGGTAGGCGACGTCCAGGGCGTTCTGCTCCGGCAGCCCGCTGGGCAGCAGGCTCTGCTGGAGGGTCTCCGCCATGGTGTGCTCGCGGGTGTAGCGGCGGGCGTTGTCGATGCACGCCGCGGCGTGCGCGGCCACCTCCTCGGCCAGTGACAGGTCGTCCTCCTCGAAGGGTTCCGGCCGCTCCGAGCGCCAGAAGTTCACCACGCCCAGCACCACGTTCCGGGACCGCAGGGGGACCGCGATCAGCGAGTGGATGCCGTACTCCACGATCGCCCGCGCCCGTTCCGGATCCTGCGCGTGCCAGCCGGGGGAGGTGCGCAGATCCGCCGCCAGCACCCCGCGCGCCCCCGCCACCCCCCGCGCCTGCGGCGTGCTGGTCACGAAGCGGATCGGCTCCCCCTCCGGGTAGAGCGGGCAGTCCTCCCGGATGCCGTGCAGCGCGATGCGCCGCATGCCGGCCGGGTGCCCGGGCACCGGCTCCTCGCCCTCCGGCACCCCCTCGACCAGGTCCACGGTGGTGAAGTCGGCGAGGTCCGGAACGGTGGTCTCGGCCAGTTCCCGGGCGGTGCGCACCACGTCCAGGGTGGTGCCGATGGTGACGCTGCTGTCGTACAGCAGCCGCAGCCGGTCCCGCGCCATCGCCGCCTCGCCCGACAGCTCGTGCAGCTCGGTGGTGTCGCGCAGGGTCGCCACGACCCCCACCGGGCCGCCGGCGCGCTGCGCGGGCCGGTTGCTGACCGCCAGCAGCCGGCCCCCGGCCGCGATCACCTCGTCGGTGGCGACCCGGCCGCTGACCAGCATCTGTGTCATCCGGGGGTGCAGGCCCAGGTCGGTGACGGCCCGGCCCTCGGCGTCCGCGGGCAGCTCCAGCAGCCGGCGGGCCTCGTCGTTGGCGAGCAGCAGCCGCCGGTCGCCGACGATCAGGACGCCCTCCCGGACCGCGTGCAGCACCGCGTCGTAGTGCTCGTACATCCGGGCCATCTCGGCCGGGCCGAGACCGTGCGTCTGCCGGCTCAGCCGGCGGGCCGCCAGCACGATGCCGCCGGTCGCCAGGAGCAGGCCGATCGCGGCGCCGCCGAGCAGCACCGGCAGCTGGTCGTGGACCACGTCGCCCACGGAGCTGGCGAGCACCCCGGCCGACACCAGCCCCACCACCTCGCCCTCGGCGTTCTCCACCGGCACGGTGGCCTGGAGCAGCCGGCCGATGTCGCTGTCCACCATCTCGGTGACCGGCTGTCCGGACAGCGGGGTGTCGATGTCGCCGACGAACCTCTTCCCGATCAGCTTCGGGTTGGGATGGGCGTAGCGGATGCCGCGCTCGTCGGTCACCACCACGAAATCGACGTCGGTGCTCTTCCGGACGGCCTCCGCACCGGGCTGCAGCTCGCGGGTCGGGTCCCGGGAGGTGAGGGCGTCCGCGACGCCGGGGGAGTGGGCGAAGGTCTGGGCGACGGACAGGGACCGGCGGCGGGCCTCCCGCTCGCTGTCCCGGTCGGCCTGGAGCACCAGCGCGGTCGCCCCGGCGGCGACGATCAGCAGCGCCACCACCACCTGGAGGATCAGCGCCTGTCCGGCCACGCTGCGGATACCCAGCCCCGCCCGGCGGCGGCCGGTGCGGGCCCGTGGCTGCCGTCTGGTGGAGGCCGCGTTCTCCGGAGGCCGGGCTCGACCCATGAGTGCATATTCACACAAATCGGTTACGACCGCCGTCCCGCGGCGGGGCCCCGGCGCGCATCTTCACCCGCTCGGCCCCGCTGTGGCGGCAGCCGCCGGTGCGGTGTCCGGGCGGGTGCCGCGTGTGGGCCGGGCGTGCGCCGTGGCGGCTGTGCGCGGGGCCGGGTGTGCCCCGTGGCAGGTGTGCGCGGTGCCGTCCGTGCCGGCCGGGCCGTCCGGCGGGGTGGGCCCAGGGACGGGCCGCCGCGCGGGGAACGGCCGTCCGGCGCGGGGGCACCCCGTCCGGCGTGATGACGGGGCCGGCGGGTGACGGCCTCCGGCCTCCGGCCACCGGGTCCCGGGGACGGGGACCGGCGGCCGGAGGGTGCCGCGGGGCTCCGGGCCACCGGCCCGGGCGCCCGGAGGTCCTGCCGCCCGGCCGGCGCCCCGCCCGCCCCACCTCTCACCGTGCGGGCGGCGCCGGCCCGGGGCGGTGCCGTACGGGTCAGCCGGCCGCCGCGGCCTCCTTGGTGAACGCCTCGACGTACTCCGCCACCGCGTCGCACACCGCCGGCTGGTGGTCGTTGAGGTAGAAGTGGCCGCCGGTGAAGCTCGTGAAGTGGAATCCGCCGGTGGTGTGCTCCCGCCAGGCGGACGCCTCGTCCAGGGACACCCTGGGGTCGGACTCCCCGGTGAGCACGCCGATCGGGCAGCGCAGCAGCGGCTGCGGGGCCGGTACGTGCGTCTCCACCGCCTTGTAGTCGGCGCGCAGCGCCGGGAGGACCATCCGCACCAGCTCCTCGTCGTCCAGGATGCTGGCGGAGGTGCCGCTGAGCTGGCGGATCTCGGCGAGGAACCCGGCGTCGTCCCGGGTGTGGACGGTCTCCTCCCGGAACCGCGACGGCGCCCGGCGCCCGGAGGCGATCAGGCCCAGCGGACCGTCACCGGCGGTCCGTTCGAGCTGCCGCGCCACCTCGTAGGCGATGACCGCGCCCATGCTGTGGCCCAGCAGTACCAGCGGCCGGTCCGCCCAGCCCCGCAGCGCCTGGAAGACCTGCTCCGCGAGGTCGGGCAGATGGTCCAGGGCGGGCTCGTCCCGGCGGTCCTGCCGGCCGGGGTACTGCACGCTCAGCACATCGAGCCCGCCGGCCGCGAGCCGCGCCGAGAAGGGGAAGAAGAAGGGTGCCGAACCGCCCGCGTGCGGCAGGCACACCACCCGTACCCCGGCGTCGTCCACGGGGTGGAACCGCCTGACCCACAGGTCGTTCCGCTGCCCGTCACTCATCTGTCTCGCTCCTCACCGGAGATCCCCGGCATCACGGGACACCCCCGCCTCGCTACCCGGTCGCCGCGCGCGCGGCCCTGTGTATGGCGTCCCCATCCTAGGCAGGCGGGCGCCGGGGTCCGGCTCGTCCACGGCTCAACCGCCGGGCGGGGCCGCCCCGTTCAGCTCCTCGCGGATGCGCTCGCGCAGCGGACGCCGGCGCAGCGCGTCGAGCGCCTCGTCCACGAGCCGGGTCAGCGGGAAGGGGAGTTCGGCCTCGAACGCGGCGACGGCCGCGGTGGTGGCCGCCGCCTCGGCGTCCAGGGCCGGCAGCAGCCGTTCCGCGCGGGGGGTCAGCCGGACGATCCGCCGCCGCGCGTCCCGCCCCGGGGCCACCGTCACCAGTTCCGCCTTCACCAGCTCGGCCACCGTCTGGCTCGCGGCGGAGTGGGTGACCCCGATCGCCTCGGCGATCTCCCGGATGGAGGCCGCGCCGGAGGCGGCCAGGGTACGGATCACCGGGGTGAAACGGGGGCGGAAGCCGGGCAGGCCGATGTCCGCGTAAGCGGCCGTCACCTCGGCGTCCAGCAGCTCCAGCAGATGGCGCAGCCGGGTGCCCAGTACCTCGGTCCCGGCGGGTGTGGCATTCATGTGGGGTAATGTAACAGCGCTGTCGTATCCAGTGACGAGGGGTGGGACCGATGACAGACACCGGGGAGAGCGGCACGGCGGAGCTGTATCCGCCGATCGAGCCGTACGACCACGGGATGCTCGACGTGGGGGACGGCAACCGGATCTACTGGGAGGTCTGCGGCAACCCGCACGGCAAGCCGGCCCTCGTGGTCCACGGCGGGCCCGGGTCGGGCTGCTCGACAGGGGTGCGCCGCTACTTCGACCCCGACCGCTACCGGGTCGTCCTGTTCGACCAGCGCGGCTGCGGCCGGAGCACCCCGCACGCCGGCGACCCCGCCACCGACCTGCGGCACAACACCACCTGGCACCTGGTCGCCGACATGGAGGCGCTCCGCGAGCACCTGGGCATCGACCGCTGGCTGCTGTTCGGCGGCTCCTGGGGCTCCACGCTGCTGCTCGCCTACGCCGAGCGCCACCCGGAACGGGTCTCGGAGATCGTCGTCGGGGCCGTGACCACCACCCGCCGCTCGGAGATCGACTGGCTCTACCGGGGCGTCGGCCGGTTCTTCCCCGAAGCCTGGGAGAGGTTCCGCGCCGGGGTTCCGGAGGCGGACCGCGACGGCGACCTGATCGCCGCCTACGCCCGCCTCACCTCCGACCCCGACCCCCGGGTGCGGGCCCGGGCCACCGAGGACTGGTGCGCCTGGGAGGACACGGTGGTCTCCCTGGAGGACACCCCCGGGCCCGCCCCGTACAGCGGCCGGCCCTCGGCGGCCCGGCTGGCCCTGGTCCGCCTCGCCGCCCACTACTTCGCGCACGGCGCCTGGCTGGAGGAGGGGGCGCTGATCCGCGACGCCGGCCGGCTCGCGGGCATCCCCGGGGTGCTCATCCACGGCCGCCTGGACCTCGGCAGCCCGCCGCACACCGCCTATCAGCTCAGCCGGGCCTGGCCGGACGCCGAACTGACCGTGGTGGAGGACTCCGGGCACTTCGGCAGCGCGCGGATGCGCGCCCGGGAGCTGGCCGCCCTGGACCGCTTCGCCCGGCGCGGCTGAACCGGCGGGCGCCCCGGCCGCACCGTCCGGCGGACCGGGCGCGGCACACCCGCCGCGCCCGGCCACCCGGCCCCCGGACGCACCGGCCGCGCCCGGCCCCCGGCGCGGCGACCCCGGCCGCGGGGCCGGCGACACGGGCCGGGGCGCCCGTCCCTCCGGCGGCGCCGTCCGCACCGCCCGCCCGGCGCAACCCGGTGCGGCGAACCGGTCAACTTCGGCCGCCCGGGGTGGCCGGAGGGCCGGCACCGGGCATGGCGGGTGGCGTCACGCCGCAGCGGCGGGCAGAGCCACCACGAGGGAACAGCGATGACCGACGAATTCGTGCTGGACGTCAACAGAATCCGTGCCGAGGCCCGGCAGAAGATGGAGGCCGGGCCGGTCACCGACACCTACGGGACGGACCGGGAGCGGGTGATCGGCATCCTCAACGACGTGATCGCCACCGAGGTGGTCTGCTGGCTCCGGTACACCCGGCACGCCATCTCGGCGAGCGGCATCGACCGCGCCCAGGTCTCCGCCGAGTTCACCGAGCACGCCGCGGAGGAGATGCAGCACGCCGTCCGCGCCGCCGAACGCGTCTCCCAGCTCGGCGGCGACCCGGACTTCGACCCGGCCACCCTCACCCGGCGGGCGCACACCGACTACACCACGCCGCCCGACGGCGAGCTGAAGACCATGCTGGAGAACAACCTGCTCGCCGAGCGCATCGTGATCTCCACCTACCAGGAGATCATCCGCTGGCTCGGCGACAGCGACCCCACCACCCGCCGGCTGATGGAGTCCATCCTCGAAGAGGAGGAGGAACACGCCGACGACCTGGTGGACCTGCTCGGCGTCTGAACCCGGCCCGTCCGTCCGGGTCAGCCCGGGGCCCGTCCCAGGCGGTCCCTGGCCGTCCGGGCGGGCGGTGCCTCGCGCGGGGGTGGCGCGTCATGCAGGGTGCGCCGCCCCCCCGGATCCGGCGGCCCGGGACGGGCCGGGGAGCCGGGGCCGCCGGTGGGCCGGCGGGGGGACGACGGGCGGTGACCGGCGCCCCGCACCGCCCCCGGCGCCCCGCACCCCCCACCGTCCCGTCGCCGCCTCCCGCGGCCCGGGCCCCGCACCTCGCGCCCACCGCGTGCGGCGGCCTGCCGTGCCGGCGGCGGTCTGTCGTACCGGCGGGGAGCCTCTCGTGCCGGCCGGCCGTCACGGCTCGGCGCCGTACCAGACCGTGGTGGCGTTGCAGAACTCCCGGATGCCGTGGCCGGACAGCTCCCGGCCGTAGCCCGAGCGCTTCACCCCGCCGAACGGCAGCGCCGGGTGGGAGGCGGTCATCCCGTTGACGTACACGCCTCCGGCCTCGATGTCCCGGACGAACCGCCGCTGCTCCTCCTCGTCGCGGGTCCACAGGTTCGAACTCAGCCCGAAGGGGGTGTCGTTGGCGAGCGCCACCGCCTCGTCCAGGTCGTCCACCCGGTACAGCGACGCCACCGGGCCGAACGCCTCCTCCCGGTGGATCCGCATCCGCGGGGTCACCCCGGTCAGCACGGTCGGCTCGTAGAACCACCCCCGGTCCAGACCCTCCGGCCGCCGTCCGCCGCACAGCGCCGAGGCGCCCAGCCGCACCGCGTCGTCCACCAGCTCCTCCAGGTCGGCCCGGCCGCGTTCGCTGGACAGCGGACCGATGTCGGTGCCGTCCGCCATCGGGTCGCCGACCCGCAGCGCCGCCATGCCCTCGGTGAAGCGGGCGGCGAACTCGTCGTGGACGTCGCGGTGCACGATGAAGCGCTTGGCCGCGATGCAGGACTGACCGTTGTTCTGGGTCCGGGCGGTCACCGCGGTGCGGGCAGCCCGCGCCACATCGGCGGAGGGCAGCACCACGTACGGGTCGCTGCCGCCGAGCTCCAGCACCGTCTTCTTCACCTCGTCCCCGGCGACGGCGGCCACCGAGCGCCCGGCCGGTTCGCTGCCGGTAAGGGTGGCCGCGGCCACCCGGGGGTCCCGCAGGATGCCCTCGATCGCGCCGGAGCCGACCAGCAGCGTCTGGAAGCAGCCGCGCGGCCAGCCGGCCCGGCGGAACAGCTCCTCCAGGTACAGCGCGGTCCGCGGCACGTTGGAGGCGTGTTTGAGCAGCCCCACGTTGCCCGCCATCAGCGCGGGGGCGGCGAACCGCACGACCTGCCAGAGCGGGAAGTTCCAGGGCATCACCGCCAGCACCACGCCCAGCGGCCGGTACACCACCCGGGCCGCACGGGCGCCGGAGTCGCGCACGTCCGCCTCGGCGGGGTGCTCGTCGGCGAGCAGTTCCTCGGCGTGCCGCGCGTACCAGCGCATCGCCCGGGCGCACTTGGCCGCCTCCGCCCGCGCCGCCGCCAGCGGCTTGCCCATCTCGGTGGTCACGGTACGGGCGATCTCGTCGAGGTCCTCCTCCAGCAGCTCCGCGGCCCGCTCCATCAGCCGGGCCCGCTCGGCGAAACCGGTGCCGCGGCTCTTGCGGGCGGCCTCGTCCGCCGCGGCCAGGCGCACCTCGATCCCCTCGGGCCCCAGGGCCTCGAACGTCTGGAGCGTCTCACCGGTCGCGGGGTTCACCGTGGCGATGGGCATACCGGGTCCCTTTCTCGTCGGCGCTCTACCGACCTTCACCCCGCCCGGCCGGCCGCGCAACGCGAGCCCGCCCCGGCCCGTCCCGGAGCGGCGCGCCGGCCGGCACCGCGGGCACGCCGGCCCGCACGCGGACCCACGCCCCGGCCACCGGGCGCGCGGGGATCCGGCCGCGCGTACGGCCGCGGGGGCACCGGGGCGGAGCCGCGCCCGCGCACCGCCGCGCCGGACCCGACCGACGGGGACCCGACCCCCGGCCGACGGGGACCCCCGGTCCGACCGACGG
It contains:
- a CDS encoding ferritin-like domain-containing protein, which codes for MTDEFVLDVNRIRAEARQKMEAGPVTDTYGTDRERVIGILNDVIATEVVCWLRYTRHAISASGIDRAQVSAEFTEHAAEEMQHAVRAAERVSQLGGDPDFDPATLTRRAHTDYTTPPDGELKTMLENNLLAERIVISTYQEIIRWLGDSDPTTRRLMESILEEEEEHADDLVDLLGV
- the pip gene encoding prolyl aminopeptidase, whose product is MTDTGESGTAELYPPIEPYDHGMLDVGDGNRIYWEVCGNPHGKPALVVHGGPGSGCSTGVRRYFDPDRYRVVLFDQRGCGRSTPHAGDPATDLRHNTTWHLVADMEALREHLGIDRWLLFGGSWGSTLLLAYAERHPERVSEIVVGAVTTTRRSEIDWLYRGVGRFFPEAWERFRAGVPEADRDGDLIAAYARLTSDPDPRVRARATEDWCAWEDTVVSLEDTPGPAPYSGRPSAARLALVRLAAHYFAHGAWLEEGALIRDAGRLAGIPGVLIHGRLDLGSPPHTAYQLSRAWPDAELTVVEDSGHFGSARMRARELAALDRFARRG
- a CDS encoding NADP-dependent succinic semialdehyde dehydrogenase, translated to MPIATVNPATGETLQTFEALGPEGIEVRLAAADEAARKSRGTGFAERARLMERAAELLEEDLDEIARTVTTEMGKPLAAARAEAAKCARAMRWYARHAEELLADEHPAEADVRDSGARAARVVYRPLGVVLAVMPWNFPLWQVVRFAAPALMAGNVGLLKHASNVPRTALYLEELFRRAGWPRGCFQTLLVGSGAIEGILRDPRVAAATLTGSEPAGRSVAAVAGDEVKKTVLELGGSDPYVVLPSADVARAARTAVTARTQNNGQSCIAAKRFIVHRDVHDEFAARFTEGMAALRVGDPMADGTDIGPLSSERGRADLEELVDDAVRLGASALCGGRRPEGLDRGWFYEPTVLTGVTPRMRIHREEAFGPVASLYRVDDLDEAVALANDTPFGLSSNLWTRDEEEQRRFVRDIEAGGVYVNGMTASHPALPFGGVKRSGYGRELSGHGIREFCNATTVWYGAEP